In Mustelus asterias chromosome 17, sMusAst1.hap1.1, whole genome shotgun sequence, the following are encoded in one genomic region:
- the LOC144506079 gene encoding putative protein ARB2BP, giving the protein MEEAVIPAHLESAKRLKEFKYYFNDKGQLRHTETNQPFAYKRYSNTVNLNHQWYKAFGLVLADYVCELLEKECRLKRVYIPLDAAEGDGSKSFCFMTEGALANPSKSVVLLQDRGVMRAGTWSQQLIVRDGLDTGTQIPFIRQAVRDQYGVVVLNGNDNFTAIKQDDDTEEKRTCDSDQKEHDLKFEQIPKRGFESLEAHIIYVWDNFISNFPDMSVAFIAHGYGGLAFVNLLNERKDVMSKVYAVAFINSAHDVDHQNVGQMGRNWIGKHCRNWLLSSKPLDKLVPSVRMGCVQVSAGTENHDLAPATCLQSIFKYLKKVSNVRKTNPFVRSPIVTRSLTKRLRAKRKRM; this is encoded by the coding sequence ATGGAAGAAGCAGTCATTCCTGCGCATTTGGAAAGCGCCAAAAGACTAAAAGAATTCAAATACTATTTCAATGATAAAGGACAACTGAGGCACACGGAAACAAACCAACCGTTTGCTTATAAACGCTATAGCAACACAGTAAACTTGAACCACCAGTGGTACAAAGCCTTTGGACTAGTTCTGGCCGATTATGTGTGCGAACTCCTGGAGAAAGAATGTCGATTGAAACGCGTCTATATCCCCCTCGATGCAGCAGAGGGTGACGGTTCTAAAAGTTTCTGCTTCATGACTGAAGGTGCTTTGGCTAATCCTTCCAAGTCAGTTGTCCTACTGCAAGATCGCGGGGTCATGCGGGCTGGTACGTGGTCCCAGCAACTGATTGTGCGTGATGGCCTGGACACTGGCACTCAAATCCCTTTCATTAGGCAAGCTGTGAGGGATCAGTATGGAGTGGTCGTATTGAACGGTAATGACAACTTTACAGCCATTAAGCAGGACGATGACACAGAAGAGAAAAGAACATGTGATTCAGATCAAAAAGAACATGACTTAAAGTTCGAACAAATTCCAAAACGTGGTTTTGAAAGTCTGGAAGCGCACATCATCTACGTTTGGGACAACTTTATATCTAATTTTCCTGATATGAGTGTAGCCTTCATAGCCCATGGCTATGGCGGATTGGCATTTGTGAACCTTCTAAACGAGCGTAAAGATGTAATGAGCAAAGTGTATGCTGTGGCCTTCATAAACTCTGCTCACGATGTAGATCATCAAAACGTTGGACAGATGGGTCGGAATTGGATAGGCAAACATTGCCGTAATTGGTTATTGAGCTCCAAGCCCTTAGACAAACTAGTGCCCTCAGTGAGGATGGGTTGTGTACAGGTTTCTGCAGGCACCGAAAACCATGACTTGGCCCCCGCAACTTGCCTTCAATCAATTTTCAAGTACTTGAAGAAAGTTTCAAATGTGCGGAAAACGAATCCATTCGTTCGGTCGCCAATTGTTACAAGAAGTTTAACTAAGAGACTGAGAGCCAAAAGAAAGAGGATGTAG